The proteins below are encoded in one region of Helianthus annuus cultivar XRQ/B chromosome 2, HanXRQr2.0-SUNRISE, whole genome shotgun sequence:
- the LOC110907044 gene encoding uncharacterized protein LOC110907044 isoform X3, which yields MIIFRSPESKRILFCKVGSLFKDSNFGEDESCRMLIGEHTHLLDQFFCPITAGNKLSSMTSDAGNENCLGWAARDPSGFLSPYKFNRRGIMQEQDKGAVVEEWCMRLKMMVRVGGCRWCWDEEEVGGDLGGAHLSLNLSLNVLFIFF from the exons ATGATTATTTTCAGGTCACCGGAATCTAAGAGAATACTCTTTTGCAAGGTTGGTTCTTTGTTCAAAGACTCAAACTTTGGTGAAGATGAATCATGTAGAATGTTGATAGGTGAGCACACTCATTTACTGGACCAGTTCTTTTGTCCTATTACTGCAG GGAATAAGCTCAGTTCTATGACTTCCGATGCTGGTAATGAGAACTGCCTCGGGTGGGCAGCAAGGGATCCATCTGGATTTCTATCACCTTACAAGTTCAACCGCAG GGGAATTATGCAGGAACAGGACAAAGGGGCGGTGGTGGAAGAGTGGTGcatgaggttgaagatgatggtgagGGTGGGTGGTTGCAGGTGGTGTTGGGATGAAGAAGAGGTGGGTGGTGATTTAGGTGGGGCCCACTTAAGTTTAAATTTATCTTTAAAtgttttatttatctttttttaa
- the LOC110907044 gene encoding uncharacterized protein LOC110907044 isoform X1 encodes MIIFRSPESKRILFCKVGSLFKDSNFGEDESCRMLIGEHTHLLDQFFCPITAGNKLSSMTSDAGNENCLGWAARDPSGFLSPYKFNRRDVGADDVSITITHYGVCYVDVCRGIMQEQDKGAVVEEWCMRLKMMVRVGGCRWCWDEEEVGGDLGGAHLSLNLSLNVLFIFF; translated from the exons ATGATTATTTTCAGGTCACCGGAATCTAAGAGAATACTCTTTTGCAAGGTTGGTTCTTTGTTCAAAGACTCAAACTTTGGTGAAGATGAATCATGTAGAATGTTGATAGGTGAGCACACTCATTTACTGGACCAGTTCTTTTGTCCTATTACTGCAG GGAATAAGCTCAGTTCTATGACTTCCGATGCTGGTAATGAGAACTGCCTCGGGTGGGCAGCAAGGGATCCATCTGGATTTCTATCACCTTACAAGTTCAACCGCAG GGATGTTGGTGCTGATGATGTTTCAATAACCATTACACACTATGGTGTTTGTTATGTGGATGTTTGCAGGGGAATTATGCAGGAACAGGACAAAGGGGCGGTGGTGGAAGAGTGGTGcatgaggttgaagatgatggtgagGGTGGGTGGTTGCAGGTGGTGTTGGGATGAAGAAGAGGTGGGTGGTGATTTAGGTGGGGCCCACTTAAGTTTAAATTTATCTTTAAAtgttttatttatctttttttaa
- the LOC110907044 gene encoding uncharacterized protein LOC110907044 isoform X2, with protein sequence MIIFRSPESKRILFCKVGSLFKDSNFGEDESCRMLIGNKLSSMTSDAGNENCLGWAARDPSGFLSPYKFNRRDVGADDVSITITHYGVCYVDVCRGIMQEQDKGAVVEEWCMRLKMMVRVGGCRWCWDEEEVGGDLGGAHLSLNLSLNVLFIFF encoded by the exons ATGATTATTTTCAGGTCACCGGAATCTAAGAGAATACTCTTTTGCAAGGTTGGTTCTTTGTTCAAAGACTCAAACTTTGGTGAAGATGAATCATGTAGAATGTTGATAG GGAATAAGCTCAGTTCTATGACTTCCGATGCTGGTAATGAGAACTGCCTCGGGTGGGCAGCAAGGGATCCATCTGGATTTCTATCACCTTACAAGTTCAACCGCAG GGATGTTGGTGCTGATGATGTTTCAATAACCATTACACACTATGGTGTTTGTTATGTGGATGTTTGCAGGGGAATTATGCAGGAACAGGACAAAGGGGCGGTGGTGGAAGAGTGGTGcatgaggttgaagatgatggtgagGGTGGGTGGTTGCAGGTGGTGTTGGGATGAAGAAGAGGTGGGTGGTGATTTAGGTGGGGCCCACTTAAGTTTAAATTTATCTTTAAAtgttttatttatctttttttaa